The Anaplasma platys genome segment GGCAAAATGCCGCACCCGGGCCCCTTCATTGGTGTATCGAAGGGAATCTTGAATCTCCCCGTCAGAAAACACTTTGGCGAGAAACCTTTTACCGTGTTTGTTCAATATGGCACGTATTCTTTCTATGAGTACTAAATCTACGCCTATACCTAATATCATCTTCTAAGAGTCAATATCACATTTTCAACAGACATTACTTCAGCAGTGCCTGCGGTTCTATTTTTTAACTCAAGCACGCCATCATTTACAAAAGAATTTCCCACCACTACCTGCCAGGGCAAACCTATGAGATCCATCCTGGATAACTTAACTCCTGGACTATCCCCCTTGTCATCATATAAGGAATCATCCCCAAAAATGCTATGAAGATACTCGGCAACTTCAGTGCACTTGTCGTTTTTGGGGAACAAATTAACTATGCCGACATTGTAAGGAGTAAGCTCAGTTGGCCATTTTATACCTGCATTATCATGAAACACCTCTATGACGGCTGCAACTAGTCTGGAAAGCCCTATCCCATAGCATCCCATGTGCGCGTATCGGGTATCGACTCCATCAGAGCAGTGAAACTTTACCTCCATAGGCTTGGAATAGCGGTCTCCAAGGTAAAAAACGTGACCAACCTCGATTCCTTTGGAGATTTTTAAATTGCTTTTGCAGTTCTTGTCGTCATGTGCCTCATCAGCAGCCGCATATACCTTGTTCAAGGCCTCAATATTGTTGGCCTCTGTGTTTTTTGCCAAATCAAGCGCCCTTTCTTCATAGTATACAGTGCTTTCTCCTGTGGGAGCCAACACGTGAAATTCATGGCTCATATTTCCGCCAATAGCGCCGGCATCAGCGCTAACAGCTATGGCAGTAAGATTCATTCTGCTGAAAACCCTTCCATATGCCTTAAGCACGGCGTTATAAGTCTGCATAGCTCCATCGTAATCTACATCAAAGCTATAACCGTCCATCATCAAAAACTCTCTAGCTCTTAATACCCCGTTTTTAGGGCGCAACTCATCACGAAACTTCCACTGGATTTGATACAGGTTTATAGGAAGGTCTCGGTAACTTTTGAGTGAGGCTCTAACCAAATCGGTAACAACCTCTTCGTGTGTTGGACCATAAACCATTTCACGATTGTTTCTATCCTTGACCCTAAGCATTTCTGCTCCGTATGAGTCGTACCTATTTGATTCCTTCCACAAGCTGGCAGGTTGCATAGCTGGCATTAGCACTTCACCAAAACCTACAGCCTCCATTTCTTCTCTTACTATTCCCTCTATTTTTCTTAGGACCCGCAGCCCCAAAGGCAACCAAGTATATATTCCAGAAGCAACTTGTGCCACCAACCCAGCGCGCAAGGAATACTTGTGTGATATAGCAACTACATCGGAGGAAACGTCTCTAACAGCGGGGAGATAGAACGCAGATAAACGCATAAAAGCATGCACGTTTTGAACAGACCGCAGTCTAGTTTACAATATCCCCACAGTCAAGGCAAAAACGATGGGGATAGCATGGCAGACTGCGCAATCACATTGGTCCGTTTTAATATGTTACATACTGTAAAACTGGGCGTTCAGAGCATGTAGGCTGGGGGGGGGGGGAGCTCTATAGTATATTTGTTCTACGGCAGCGAGAGCTACTAGTGCTAAAGTGAGTGAGTAGCTTCTAGCGGCGTTACCGCTCCTGTTCTGAGTATTCAAGTAATAATTAGTTGTATAAGAAGTCTTCTATTATGGAAATAGCAGAAAGAGCAGCTTGGTAACGCGGGTCTGAGCCAGAGCTCTTTTGATGTTCAGGAACTGGCAAGAAGTTGCCTTTTAGAAAGTTTACGGCAAGCGCTTCTGGGTGACCTTGGAATAATATGTTTCCGTATTGGTCTTCGATAGCCTCCACGATACCGTCGTCTGAGAATCCTACGACTTTGTACCCTAACGACTCAAGCCTACTGAGATTTTTTTGGTCATTACTCACTACTCCTCCATGAGCGTCAGGGAGGAATAGAGAATACCATCCGTTATCGTCTGGCTTCACATGACGGGAAACTATTTTTGCCAGATTGCTTCCGGGTACGATTCTAAGCCTATGTAGTACTACATCCTTTTCATGGGGATCTGGCATAGATACATTGTGGGCATCAGCAGATATCTTTGACCCCACTACATTATGTACACGAACCACTTTTATGCCCATAGCATGCATTAAGCCCTGAAGTCCTCCACAAACCCCCATTATTCTTATGCTTGGGTTTTCTCTCACGATAGATGAGATAGCTTCTGTCACCAATTGAC includes the following:
- the proS gene encoding proline--tRNA ligase is translated as MRLSAFYLPAVRDVSSDVVAISHKYSLRAGLVAQVASGIYTWLPLGLRVLRKIEGIVREEMEAVGFGEVLMPAMQPASLWKESNRYDSYGAEMLRVKDRNNREMVYGPTHEEVVTDLVRASLKSYRDLPINLYQIQWKFRDELRPKNGVLRAREFLMMDGYSFDVDYDGAMQTYNAVLKAYGRVFSRMNLTAIAVSADAGAIGGNMSHEFHVLAPTGESTVYYEERALDLAKNTEANNIEALNKVYAAADEAHDDKNCKSNLKISKGIEVGHVFYLGDRYSKPMEVKFHCSDGVDTRYAHMGCYGIGLSRLVAAVIEVFHDNAGIKWPTELTPYNVGIVNLFPKNDKCTEVAEYLHSIFGDDSLYDDKGDSPGVKLSRMDLIGLPWQVVVGNSFVNDGVLELKNRTAGTAEVMSVENVILTLRR
- a CDS encoding glutamine amidotransferase-related protein; amino-acid sequence: MHYPEELAFSHNIYELLTGLGAHVVRIDYNTILDFDAINKEALVDAGKNVEKLRDTVRKKVKEVVSSFIEENNITRIFIPGNFYNVDTEPFAPIPNRQLVTEAISSIVRENPSIRIMGVCGGLQGLMHAMGIKVVRVHNVVGSKISADAHNVSMPDPHEKDVVLHRLRIVPGSNLAKIVSRHVKPDDNGWYSLFLPDAHGGVVSNDQKNLSRLESLGYKVVGFSDDGIVEAIEDQYGNILFQGHPEALAVNFLKGNFLPVPEHQKSSGSDPRYQAALSAISIIEDFLYN